GCTGGCGCGCTCTCCCGGTCCGAGGCGCTCCAGCATCATCGCGACGCCGGTGATGACCACGAACATCGCGACGCTCATGGTCAGCAGGACGGCCCGGGTGCGCCCGGGACGGAAGGTGACCGGGAGGGCGGGCGTCGTGGACTGCGACATCGGTGGTTCCTCAGTGCCTGGTGAGACAGTGCCTGGTGAGACGGTGCCCGGCAGGACAGTGCCTGCCGGGACGGTGCCTGGTGGGACGTGCGGGCCGGCGGCCGTCAGAGGCGGCAGGCGTGGATGGCGGTGGTGAGGATGGCGCGGGCGCCGATCTCGTACAGGTCGTCCATGATCCGCTGCGCCTCCTTGGCGGGGACCATCGCGCGGACGGCGACCCAGCCCTCGTTGTGCAGCGGGGAGACGGTCGGCGACTCCAGGCCCGGGGTGAGGGCGACGGCCTGCTCCAGGTGCTCGGCCCGGCAGTCGTAGTCCATCATCACGTACGAGCGGGCGACCAGGACGCCCTGGAGGCGGCGCATGAACTGCTGCACCTGCGGGTGGTCGTCGGAGGCGCCGTGGCGGCGGATGACGACGGCCTCGGAGGTCAGGATCGGCTCGCCGATGACCTCCAGGCCCGCGTTGCGCAGGCTGGTGCCGGTCTCCACGACGTCCGCGATGACCTGGGCGACGCCCAGCTGGATCGCGGTCTCGACGGCGCCGTCGAGGTGGACGACGGAGGCGTCGATGCCCTGGTCGGCGAGGTGCTTGGCGACGATGCCCTCGTAGGAGGTGGCGATCGTCATGCCGCCGAAGTCCTCGGGGCCGCTCGCGGTGCCCGGGCGGGTGGCGTAGCGGAAGGTGGAGCGGCCGAAGTTCAGCGGGAGGATCTCCTCGGCGCTGGCTCCGGAGTCCAGGAGCAGGTCACGGCCGGTGATGCCGATGTCCAGCTTCCCGGAAGCGACGTAGATCGCGATGTCCTTCGGCCGCAGGTAGAAGAACTCGACCTCGTTCTCGGGGTCGACGACCACGAGCTCCTTGGACTCTTTGCGCTGGCGGTAGCCGGCCTCATGGAGCATGGCCGACGCAGGTCCGGAGAGGGAACCCTTGTTGGGGACGGCGATGCGCAGCATGGGGTGAGCTTCCTTTGCCTGGGAGTCTTGGGGAGGGTGTGGGCTTTGGTCGTGCTCAGAGGTGGGCGTAGACGTCGTCGAGCGAGATCCCGCGGGCGACCATCATCACCTGGACGTGGTACAGCAGCTGCGAGATCTCCTCGGCGGCCGCTTCCTTGCCCTCGTACTCGGCGGCCATCCAGACCTCGGCGGCCTCCTCGACGACCTTCTTGCCGATGGCATGGACGCCCTTGCCCACCAGCTCCGCCGTGCGGGAGGTGGCCGGGTCGCCGGTCTCTGCCTTGAGCTTGAGCTCGGAGAAGAGCTCTTCGAAGGTTTTGTTCGCCATGATGGTCCTAAGAGTACGGGGTAAGGGGCACGCGCTCAGCGCCAGGGTTCGCTGACCGTGCGCAGCGTGGTGGCGGTGGCGACGGCGGCGGTGACCGCTTCGTGGCCCTTGTCCTCGGAGGATCCTTCGAGACCGGCCCGGTCGAGCGCCTGCTCCTCGTTGTCGACGGTGAGGACACCGAATCCGACGGGTACGCCGGTGTCGATCGAGACCTGGGTGAGGCCGTGGGTGACGCCCTGGCACACGTACTCGAAGTGCGGTGTTCCGCCGCGGATGACGACGCCGAGTGCCACGATGGCATCGTATCCGCGCCCGGCGAGGACCTTCGCCACGACCGGGAGCTCGAAGCTGCCGGGGACGCGCAGGAGCGTCGGCTCGTCGATGCCGAGCTCGCTCAGGGCGCGCAGGGCGCCGTCGACGAGTCCGTCCATGATCTTCTCGTGCCACTGCGCCGCGATGACCGCGACCCGGAGGTCGCCGCAGTTCTTCACGCTGAGGACGGGTGCGCCCTTGCCGCTCATGTCTCTCCTAGCCGATTTCGTGCGTACGGGATTACGGGATTACTGGTTGTTGCAGGTGGAAGCCGGGGAGCCGTCCAGCCAGGGCAGGTCGTGCCCCATCCGGTCCCGCTTGGTGCGCAGGTAGCGGAGGTTGTGCTCGCCGGCCTGGACCGGCATGGGCTCCCGGCCCTCGACCCTCAGGCCGTGACGGGCGAGGGCGTCGATCTTGTCGGGGTTGTTGGTCATCAGGCGCAGGCTGCGGACGCCGAGGTCGCCGAGGATCTGCGCGCCGGCCGCGTAGTCGCGGGCGTCGGCGGGCAGTCCGAGCTCCAGGTTGGCGTCGAGGGTGTCGCGGCCCTGCTCCTGGAGCTCGTACGCGCGCAGCTTGGACAGCAGGCCGATGCCGCGGCCCTCGTGGCCGCGCAGGTAGACGACGACGCCGCGCCCGGCCTCGGTGATCCGGTCCATGGAGGCCTGCAGCTGGGGGCCGCAGTCGCAGCGCTGCGACTGGAAGATGTCGCCGGTCAGGCACTCGGAGTGGACCCGGACGAGGACGTCCTCGCCGTCGCCGATCTCGCCGTGGACGAGGGCGACGTGCTCGACGCCGTCGACGGTGGAGCGGTAGCCGTACGCGGTGAACTCGCCGTGCGCGGTGGGGAGCTGGACCTCGGCCTCGCGGCGGACGGTCGGCTCGGCGGAGCGCCGGTAGGCGATCAGGTCCTCGATGGAGATGATCGTCAGGCCGTGCTTGCGGGCGAAGGGGACCAGTTCGGGCAGGCGCAGCATCACGCCGTCCTCGCCGGCGATCTCGACGATCGCGCCGGCCGGGCGGAGGCCCGCGAGGCGGGCGAGGTCGACGGCGGCCTCGGTGTGTCCGTTGCGGACGAGGACGCCGCCGGGCTTGGCGCGCAGCGGGAAGATGTGGCCGGGCCGGACGAAGTCGGAGGGCTCGTGGCTGCCGGAGGCGAGCATCCGCAGGGTGGTGGCGCGGTCGGCGGCGGAGATGCCGGTGGTGACGCCGTGGGCGGGGGACGCGTCGACGGAGACGGTGAAGGCCGTGCGCATCGACTCGGTGTTGTGCTCGACCATCTGCGGGAGTTCGAGGCGCTGCAGCTCCTCGTCCTCCATGGGGGCGCAGATCAGGCCGCGGCACTCGCTCATCATGAAGGCGACGATCTCGGGGGTGGCCTTCTCGGCGGCGATGACGAGGTCGCCCTCGTTCTCGCGGTCCTCGTCGTCGACGACGACGACGGGGCGGCCGGCGGCGATGTCGCGGATGGCCTGCTCGACGGGGTCGAGGGCGAGGTCGGTGGCGTCCCAGAGGGAATGCGCGTTCATGCGTGGGCTCCTTCCAGGACGGTGGTGCTGCGGGACCGCAGCCACCAGTCGCGCATGCCCCACAGGACGAGCGCGCCGTAGATGACGTAGACGAAGCCGGAGAAGGCGTAGCCGTTGGCGAAGTTCAGCGGGACGCCGACCAGGTCGACGAGCAGCCAGGCGAACCAGAACTCGACCATGCCCCGGGCCTGGGCGTACATGGCCACGATGGTGCCGACGAAGATGTACGCGTCGGGCCAGGGGTCCCAGGACAGCTTCGGGAAGGCCTCGAAGAGCAGGGCCACGCCGACGGTGCCGACGGCGGCCGCGGCGATCATGGCGGCCCGCTCGCCCCAGGTCGCGAAGCGCACGGCGATCTGGCCGTCCGCGCCCTGTCCCTTGCGGCGCTGCCACTGCCACCAGCCGTAGAGCGCCACGAGCATGACGACGACCTGCTTGCCGGCGCTGCCGGCGAGGTGACCGAAGAAGGCGCCGAAGAGGATCAGGCCGGCGAGGAACTGCACGGGCCAGGTCCAGACGGAGCGGCGCCAGCCGAGGGCGAGGGCGACCAGTCCGAAGATGTT
The DNA window shown above is from Streptomyces vietnamensis and carries:
- the hisG gene encoding ATP phosphoribosyltransferase yields the protein MLRIAVPNKGSLSGPASAMLHEAGYRQRKESKELVVVDPENEVEFFYLRPKDIAIYVASGKLDIGITGRDLLLDSGASAEEILPLNFGRSTFRYATRPGTASGPEDFGGMTIATSYEGIVAKHLADQGIDASVVHLDGAVETAIQLGVAQVIADVVETGTSLRNAGLEVIGEPILTSEAVVIRRHGASDDHPQVQQFMRRLQGVLVARSYVMMDYDCRAEHLEQAVALTPGLESPTVSPLHNEGWVAVRAMVPAKEAQRIMDDLYEIGARAILTTAIHACRL
- a CDS encoding phosphoribosyl-ATP diphosphatase produces the protein MANKTFEELFSELKLKAETGDPATSRTAELVGKGVHAIGKKVVEEAAEVWMAAEYEGKEAAAEEISQLLYHVQVMMVARGISLDDVYAHL
- the ribH gene encoding 6,7-dimethyl-8-ribityllumazine synthase, translating into MSGKGAPVLSVKNCGDLRVAVIAAQWHEKIMDGLVDGALRALSELGIDEPTLLRVPGSFELPVVAKVLAGRGYDAIVALGVVIRGGTPHFEYVCQGVTHGLTQVSIDTGVPVGFGVLTVDNEEQALDRAGLEGSSEDKGHEAVTAAVATATTLRTVSEPWR
- a CDS encoding bifunctional 3,4-dihydroxy-2-butanone-4-phosphate synthase/GTP cyclohydrolase II codes for the protein MNAHSLWDATDLALDPVEQAIRDIAAGRPVVVVDDEDRENEGDLVIAAEKATPEIVAFMMSECRGLICAPMEDEELQRLELPQMVEHNTESMRTAFTVSVDASPAHGVTTGISAADRATTLRMLASGSHEPSDFVRPGHIFPLRAKPGGVLVRNGHTEAAVDLARLAGLRPAGAIVEIAGEDGVMLRLPELVPFARKHGLTIISIEDLIAYRRSAEPTVRREAEVQLPTAHGEFTAYGYRSTVDGVEHVALVHGEIGDGEDVLVRVHSECLTGDIFQSQRCDCGPQLQASMDRITEAGRGVVVYLRGHEGRGIGLLSKLRAYELQEQGRDTLDANLELGLPADARDYAAGAQILGDLGVRSLRLMTNNPDKIDALARHGLRVEGREPMPVQAGEHNLRYLRTKRDRMGHDLPWLDGSPASTCNNQ
- a CDS encoding nicotinamide mononucleotide transporter family protein yields the protein MNWLNSEAFTVLDQKIIWSDMIGNIFGLVALALGWRRSVWTWPVQFLAGLILFGAFFGHLAGSAGKQVVVMLVALYGWWQWQRRKGQGADGQIAVRFATWGERAAMIAAAAVGTVGVALLFEAFPKLSWDPWPDAYIFVGTIVAMYAQARGMVEFWFAWLLVDLVGVPLNFANGYAFSGFVYVIYGALVLWGMRDWWLRSRSTTVLEGAHA